From one Eptesicus fuscus isolate TK198812 chromosome 21, DD_ASM_mEF_20220401, whole genome shotgun sequence genomic stretch:
- the ANKRD11 gene encoding ankyrin repeat domain-containing protein 11 isoform X1: MPKGGCSKTPQQEEFSLSNDMVEKQTGKKDKDKVSLTKTPKLDRSDGGKEVRERATKRKLPFTVGANGEQKDSDTEKQGPERKRIKKEPVTRKAGLLFGMGLSGIRAGYPLSERQQVALLMQMTAEESANSPVDTTPKHPSQSTVCQKGTPNSASKTKDKVNKRNERGETRLHRAAIRGDARRIKELISEGADVNVKDFAGWTALHEACNRGYYDVAKQLLAAGAEVNTKGLDDDTPLHDAANNGHYKVVKLLLRYGGNPQQSNRKGETPLKVANSPTMVNLLLGKGTYTSSEESSTESSEEEDAPSFAPSSSVDGNNTDSEFEKGLKHKAKNPEPQKIVTPVKDEYEFDEDDEQDRVPPVDDKHLLKKDYRKETKSNSFISIPKMEVKSYTKNNTIAPKKAAHRILSDTSDEEDIGVTVGTGEKLRLSAHTILPSNKTREPSNSKQQKEKNKVKKKRKKETKGKEVRFGKRSDKFCSSESESESSESGEDDGDSVGSSGCLKESPLVLKDPSLFSSLSASSTSSHGSSATQKHNPSHTDQHAKHWRTDNWKTISSPAWSEVSSLSDSTRTRLTSESDCSSEGSSVESLKPLRKRQEHRKRGSLQSTLSEKKSSFHPSVDGAIPKLDKEGKVVKKHKTKHKHKNKEKGLCSVSQELKLKSFTYEYEDSKQRSDKAILLDNDISTENKLKVLKHDRDHFKKEEKLSKMKSEEKEWLFKDDIIKVSKDEKSLKRIKDTNKDVSRSFREEKDRSNKAEKEKLVKEKSPKEEKLRLYKEERKKKSKDRPSKLEKKNDFKEDKILKEKEKTFKEDKEKPKKEKIYREDSAFDDYCNKSQFLENEDTKFSLSDDQQDRWFSDLSDSSFDFKGEDSWDSPVTDYRDIKNDSVARLILETVKEDSKEKKRENKSREKRDYSEKRSDKDAFFRKKDRDYLDKNSEKRKDPIEKHKNIPSYLSEKDKKRRESAECGRDRKDRDLSDICRDRKDPLESTKERKDGRVKAEEAYREDLKEYSCESVFKDRSDCDFGKSLEPWERHHSVREKEKKDGLEKEKKEKIKLEKYKDKSSDKDKSEKSILEKCQKDKEFDKCFKEKKDTKEKHKDIHSKDKERKTSLDQIKEKKEKSFPGIISEDFSEKKDEKKGKEKSWYIADIFTDESEDEKDDYTASGFKIGEASEMQRADSLQEKDDGREPYPSDRHRKHSVDRQHLEKQKEKELKEKKKEKGTTEGAKDKKEKVFEKHKEKKDKESTEKYKDRKDRTSVDSIQEKKNKQKPSEKVEKKPSAEDKAKSRHRERPDKEHCRERKVSKSTEAEKSLLEKLEEEALHEYREDSNDKISEVSSDSFTDRGQDPGLSALLEVSFTEPLEERVKENCPQEKLKEKERHRHSSSSSKKSHDRERGKKEKSEKKEKNDDYKDIGSRKDSNQYEKDFLDADAYGISYSTKTDIEDELDKTIELFSTEKKDKNDSEREPSKKIEKELKPYGSSAISILKERKRREKHREKWRDEKERHRDKHSEGLLRHHKDEHKPAVKDKDSPLSSFKDKTKDESLKLSETKLKDKFKETLDKDKGDSVKISNGNDKLPLSKDPGKKDVRPREKLLGDGDLMMTSFERMLSQKDLEIEERHKRHKERMKQMEKMRHRSGDPKLKERMKPGEDMRKKSLDIPPKKPLGLDPALKDKKLKELAPVPPVPENKPHPGPAVDSRDWLAGPHMKEVLPASPRPDQNRPTGVPTPASVVSGPSYEEAMHTPRTPSCSADDYPDLIFDCTDPPPVSSTAASACSPSFFDRYSVAGSGISETPSQTPTRPLCTNLYRSVSVDIRRTPEEEFSIGDKLFRQQSVPTASSYDSPGQHLEDKALVPPGPSEKFACLSPAYYSPDYGIPSPKVDTLHCPPTAVVTTTPSPEGAFSGLQAKSPTSHRDELLAPSMEGTLPPDLGIPLDATEDQQATAAIIPPEPSYLEPLDEGPFSTVITEEPVEWAHPATSEQGLSSSLIGSAPENPVSWPMGSDLMLKSPQRFSESPKHFCPAESLHPAAPVPFSTTEPPYPVSPVPYPLSVPEPGLEEVKDASAEAIPAAISTAEEPAPFAPSSRLESFFSNCKSLPEVAPDVPPEPACVTTVTQVEALSSLENTFLENGHSLSALGQVDPVPWSDAFPNSEDDLDLGPFSLPELPLQTKDVSDVETEPVEESTLVPPENTPAGAPVVLNGGDVAASAAEEQLVLSPDQAASRLPAEPEPEPLPSEGPKQDMILETTVEAEAVSEGRAPEASDSSLGLTPAPPEQHPLGSGDEEVEAPDPLAASHGTPEPPGDSPAQAQVVNGAGPHDSAGLEGPSGSIPTETTEPEPRPIAEAPKAPKVEEIPQRMTRNRAQMLANQNKQSSPPSEKEPAPAPTPRAKGRCSEEEDPQAQHPRKRRFQRSSQQLQQQMNTSTQQTREVIQQTLAAIVDAIKLDDIEPYHSDRSNPYFEYLQIRKKIEEKRKILCYITPQAPQCYAEYVTYTGSYLLDGKPLSKLHIPVIAPPPSLAEPLKELFKQQEAVRGKLRLQHSIEREKLIVSCEQEILRVHCRAARTIANQAVPFSACTMLLDSEVYNMPLESQGDENKSVRDRFNARQFISWLQDVDDKYDRMKTCLLMRQQHEAAALNAVQRMEWQLKVQELDPAGHKSLCVNEVPSFYVPMVDVNDDFVLLPA, encoded by the exons AGAAGCAGGGTCCTGAGCGGAAGAGGATTAAGAAGGAGCCTGTCACCCGGAAGGCCGGGCTGCTGTTTGGCATGGGGCTATCTGGGATCCGAGCTGGCTACCCCCTCTCTGAGCGCCAGCAGGTGGCTCTCCTCATGCAGATGACAGCTGAAGAGTCTGCAAACAGCCCAG tagatacaacaccaaagcaTCCCTCCCAATCGACAGTGTGTCAGAAGGGGACGCCTAACTCTGCCTCAAAAACCAAAGATAAAGTGAACAAGAGAAACGAGCGTGGGGAGACCCGCCTGCATCGGGCTGCCATCCGGGGAGACGCCCGGCGCATTAAGGAGCTTATCAGTGAAGGGGCGGATGTCAACGTCAAGGACTTTGCTG GCTGGACAGCACTGCACGAGGCATGTAACCGAGGCTACTACGATGTTGCCAAGCAGCTGCTGGCTGCGGGTGCAGAGGTGAATACCAAAGGCCTGGATGATGACACGCCCCTGCATGATGCTGCCAACAATGGGCACTACAAG GTGGTGAAACTGCTGCTGCGGTATGGAGGAAATCCTCAGCAGAGCAACCGAAAGGGCGAGACACCGCTGAAGGTGGCCAACTCCCCGACCATGGTGAACCTCCTGTTGGGCAAGGGCACCTACACATCCAGTGAGGAGAGCTCAACTG AGAGCTCAGAGGAGGAAGACGCCCCATCATTTGCACCTTCTAGTTCAGTTGATGGAAATAACACAGACTCTGAGTTTGAAAAAGGACTAAAGCACAAGGCTAAGAATCCAGAGCCCCAGAAAATTGTGACCCCTGTCAAGGATGAGTATGAGTTTGATGAGGATGATGAGCAGGACAGAGTCCCTCCAGTGGATGACAAACACTTACTGAAAAAGGATTACAGAAAAGAGACTAAatcaaatagttttatttctataCCCAAAATGGAAGTGAAAAGTTACACTAAAAATAACACGATAGCACCAAAGAAAGCGGCTCACCGCATCTTGTCGGACACATCAGATGAGGAGGACATTGGAGTCACTGTGGGGACAGGAGAGAAGCTGAGACTCTCTGCACACACAATTTTGCCCAGTAATAAAACACGGGAACCTTCTAATTCTAAgcagcagaaggaaaaaaataaagtgaaaaagaagcgaaagaaagaaacaaaaggcaaAGAAGTGCGGTTTGGGAAAAGGAGTGACAAATTCTGTTCCTCCGAGTCAGAGAGTGAGTCCTCAGAGAGCGGCGAGGACGATGGGGACTCGGTGGGGAGCTCTGGCTGCCTTAAGGAGTCCCCGCTGGTGCTGAAGGACCCCTCCCTGTTCAGCTCCCTGTCTGCTTCCTCCACCTCATCTCATGGGAGCTCTGCCACCCAGAAACATAACCCCAGCCACACAGACCAGCATGCCAAGCACTGGCGGACAGACAATTGGAAAACCATTTCTTCTCCTGCCTGGTCAGAGGTCAGTTCCTTATCAGACTCCACGAGAACAAGACTGACCAGTGAGTCTGACTGTTCCTCTGAGGGCTCCAGTGTGGAGTCACTGAAGCCACTGAGGAAGAGGCAGGAGCATAGGAAACGGGGCAGCCTACAGAGCACTCTGTCAGAGAAGAAGAGCTCCTTCCACCCCAGTGTGGACGGTGCCATTCCCAAGCTAGACAAGGAGGGGAAAGTGGTcaagaaacataaaacaaaacacaaacacaaaaacaaggaGAAAGGGCTGTGTTCAGTAAGTCAGGAACTCAAATTGAAAAGTTTCACTTATGAATATGAGGACTCCAAACAAAGGTCAGACAAAGCTATACTTTTAGACAATGACATTTCCACTGAAAACAAGTTAAAAGTATTAAAGCACGATAGAGATCACtttaagaaagaagagaagcTTAGCAAAATGAagtcagaagaaaaagaatggctCTTTAAAGATGACATAATAAAGGTCTCCAAAGATGAAAAGTCACTCAAGAGAATCAAAGACACAAACAAAGATGTCAGCAGGTCTTTCCGAGAAGAGAAAGACCGTTCaaataaagcagaaaaggagaaattagTGAAGGAAAAGTCTCCAAAAGAGGAAAAACTGAGACTatacaaagaggaaagaaagaaaaagtccaaGGACAGGCcctcaaaattagaaaaaaagaatgattttaaagaggacaaaattttaaaagagaaggaaaagactttcaaagaagataaagaaaagcccaaaaaagaaaaaatttacagGGAAGATTCTGCTTTTGATGACTATTGTAACAAAAGTCAGTTTCTGGAGAATGAAGACACCAAATTTAGCCTTTCTGATGATCAACAAGATCGGTGGTTTTCTGACTTGTCTGATTCATCCTTTGATTTCAAAGGGGAAGATAGTTGGGATTCCCCAGTGACAGACTATAGGGACATTAAAAATGACTCTGTGGCCAGGCTGATCTTGGAAACGGTGAAAGAGGACAGTAAGGAGAAGAAGCGGGAAAACAAAAGCCGGGAGAAGCGAGACTACAGTGAAAAACGGAGTGACAAAGATGCTTTCTTTAGGAAGAAAGACAGGGACTATCTGGATAAAAACTCTGAGAAGAGAAAAGACCCCAttgaaaagcataaaaatatcccCAGCTATCTTtcagaaaaggacaaaaaaagGAGAGAGTCTGCTGAATGCGGGCGAGACAGAAAGGACAGAGATCTGAGCGACATCTGCAGGGACAGGAAGGACCCTCTTGAGAGCACCAAGGAGCGGAAAGATGGCAGAGTGAAGGCCGAGGAGGCGTACAGGGAGGACCTGAAGGAGTATAGTTGTGAAAGTGTATTCAAGGACAGGTCTGACTGTGACTTTGGGAAGAGTCTGGAGCCTTGGGAAAGGCATCATTcagtgagagagaaggagaagaaagacggccttgagaaggagaagaaggaaaaaataaaattagaaaaatataaagataagtcCAGTGACAAAGATAAAAGTGAAAAGTCTATCCTTGAAAAATGTCAGAAGGACAAAGAATTtgataaatgttttaaagagaaaaaagatactaaagaaaaacataaagatatCCATAgcaaagacaaggaaagaaaaacatctcttgaccaaattaaagaaaaaaaggagaagagtTTCCCTGGAATCATCTCAGAAgacttctctgaaaaaaaagatgagaaaaagggCAAAGAGAAAAGCTGGTATATTGCTGATATATTCACAGATGAAAGCGAAGATGAAAAAGATGATTATACAGCAAGTGGATTCAAAATTGGAGAGGCCAGTGAAATGCAGAGGGCGGACAGCCTTCAGGAAAAAGATGATGGGAGGGAGCCATACCCCTCTGATAGACACCGGAAGCACTCTGTTGACAGGCAGCActtagagaagcagaaagagaaagaacttaaagaaaagaaaaaggaaaaaggaaccaCAGAAGGGGcgaaagacaagaaagaaaaagtcttTGAAAAGCACAAAGAGAAGAAGGATAAAGAGTCGACAGAAAAATATAAGGACAGGAAAGACCGAACTTCAGTTGATTctattcaggaaaagaaaaacaaacagaaaccctCCGAGAAGGTGGAGAAGAAGCCCTCTGCAGAAGACAAGGCCAAGAGCAGGCACAGGGAGAGGCCAGACAAGGAGCactgcagagagaggaaggtgtcGAAAAGTACTGAGGCGGAGAAGAGCCTGCTGGAAAAGTTGGAGGAAGAAGCTCTGCATGAATACAGAGAAGATTCTAATGACAAGATTAGTGAGGTGTCCTCTGACAGCTTCACGGACCGAGGGCAGGACCCGGGCCTGAGTGCCCTCCTGGAGGTGTCTTTCACAGAGCCTCTAGAGGAGAGAGTCAAGGAGAACTGCCCACAGGAGAAgctgaaggagaaggaaaggcaTAGGCACTCTTCATCCTCATCCAAGAAAAGCCATGATCGAGAGAGGGGCAAAAAAGAAAagtctgaaaaaaaagaaaaaaatgatgattACAAGGACATTGGCAGCAGAAAGGACTCCAACCAGTATGAAAAGGATTTCTTGGATGCTGATGCTTACGGTATTTCTTACAGTACAAAAACTGACATAGAAGATGAATTAGATAAAACCATTGAGTTGTTTTCtacagaaaagaaagataaaaatgattcTGAAAGAGAACCttccaagaaaatagaaaaggaactAAAGCCTTATGGATCTAGTGCAATCAGTATcctaaaagagaggaagagacgaGAGAAGCATCGAGAGAAGTGGAGAGATGAGAAGGAGAGACACAGGGACAAGCACAGTGAAGGGCTCCTGAGACATCACAAGGATGAGCACAAACCTGCAGTCAAAGACAAGGACAGTCCTCTAAGTTCCTTTAAAGATAAAACCAAGGATGAAAGCCTGAAACTCAGTGAGACCAAACTAAAGGATAAATTCAAGGAAACTTTAGATAAAGATAAAGGTGACTCTGTAAAGATCAGCAATGGAAATGATAAGTTACCACTGTCTAAAGACCCAGGCAAGAAAGAtgtcaggcccagagagaagcttCTGGGAGATGGTGATCTAATGATGACCAGCTTCGAGAGAATGCTATCCCAGAAAGATCTGGAGATTGAAGAACGCCACAAACGGCacaaagaaagaatgaaacagaTGGAGAAGATGAGGCACAGGTCTGGAGACCCTAAGCTCAAGGAGAGGATGAAGCCAGGTGAGGACATGCGCAAGAAGAGTCTGGATATCCCTCCAAAGAAGCCACTGGGGCTGGACCCTGCCCTTAAAGACAAAAAGCTCAAGGAGTTGGCTCCTGTTCCACCAGTCCCTGAGAATAAGCCCCACCCAGGACCAGCTGTGGACTCCAGAGACTGGTTGGCAGGACCTCATATGAAAGAGGTCTTGCCCGCTTCTCCCAGGCCTGACCAGAATCGGCCCACCGGGGTGCCCACCCCCGCATCTGTGGTGTCCGGTCCCAGCTACGAGGAGGCGATGCACACGCCCAGGACCCCATCCTGCAGTGCTGACGACTATCCTGACCTCATATTTGACTGCACAGACCCCCCGCCCGTCTCCAGCACAGCTGCCAGCGCTTGCTCCCCCTCCTTCTTTGATAGATACTCAGTTGCAGGGAGCGGGATTTCGGAAACCCCAAGCCAGACGCCTACAAGACCTCTGTGCACAAACCTTTATCGCTCGGTCTCTGTTGATATCAGGAGGACTCCTGAAGAAGAATTCAGCATTGGAGACAAGCTGTTCAGACAGCAGAGTGTCCCTACTGCATCCAGTTACGACTCACCAGGGCAGCACTTGGAGGATAAGGCCCTTGTGCCCCCAGGTCCTTCGGAGAAGTTTGCCTGCTTATCTCCGGCGTACTACTCCCCAGACTATGGCATTCCCTCCCCCAAGGTGGACACTCTGCACTGCCCACCCACAGCCGTGgtcaccaccaccccctctccAGAGGGTGCCTTTTCTGGTTTACAAGCAAAGTCCCCCACTTCGCACAGAGATGAGCTGTTGGCCCCATCCATGGAGGGGACCCTTCCCCCTGACTTGGGCATTCCCCTGGATGCCACAGAGGACCAGCAGGCCACCGCTGCCATCATCCCCCCAGAGCCCAGCTACCTGGAGCCCCTGGATGAGGGACCCTTCAGCACAGTAATCACAGAGGAGCCGGTTGAGTGGGCTCATCCCGCTACCTCGGAGCAGGGCCTCTCTTCTAGCCTAATTGGGAGTGCCCCTGAAAACCCTGTCAGCTGGCCCATGGGATCGGACCTTATGCTTAAGTCTCCACAGAGATTCTCAGAGTCCCCAAAACATTTCTGCCCTGCCGAGTCCCTCCACCCTGCTGCACCTGTGCCCTTCAGCACCACGGAGCCCCCTTACCCGGTCTCCCCTGTCCCATATCCTCTGTCAGTCCCTGAGCCAGGACTTGAGGAAGTTAAAGATGCCTCGGCAGAAGCAATCCCAGCTGCCATCTCCACTGCAGAAGAACCAGCCCCTTTCGCCCCTTCCTCCAGGCTGGAATCCTTCTTTAGTAACTGCAAGTCGCTTCCTGAAGTGGCCCCTGATGTGCCCCCAGAGCCTGCGTGTGTGACCaccgtgactcaggtggaggctCTGAGTTCTCTGGAAAATACCTTCCTGGAAAATGGCCACAGTCTGTCTGCCCTTGGACAGGTTGATCCAGTGCCCTGGTCTGATGCCTTCCCCAACTCTGAGGACGACCTGGACTTGGGGCCCTTCTCACTGCCAGAGCTTCCTCTGCAAACTAAAGATGTTTCTGATGTCGAAACAGAACCTGTAGAAGAGAGTACTCTTGTTCCTCCAGAAAATACCCCTGCAGGGGCTCCTGTGGTCCTGAACGGTGGGGATGTGGCTGCATCAGCTGCTGAGGAACAGCTTGTGCTGTCTCCTGATCAGGCAGCTTCCCGGCTCCCTGccgagcctgagcctgagcccttGCCCTCAGAGGGGCCAAAGCAGGACATGATTCTGGAAACCACAGTGGAAGCCGAGGCTGTGTCAGAGGGGAGGGCCCCTGAGGCCTCCGACTCTAGCCTGGGGCTCACACCAGCGCCCCCAGAGCAGCATCCACTAGGTAGTGGAGACGAGGAGGTAGAGGCCCCAGACCCCTTGGCAGCATCCCACGGCACACCTGAGCCCCCTGGGGACAGCCCTGCACAGGCACAGGTGGTGAACGGGGCTGGCCCCCATGACAGTGCTGGGCTTGAGGGGCCTTCAGGAAGCATCCCGACTGAAACTACAGAACCAGAACCCAGACCCATAGCCGAAGCCCCAAAAGCCCCCAAAGTGGAGGAGATCCCCCAGCGCATGACCAGGAACCGAGCTCAGATGTTGGCCAACCAGAACAAGCAGAGCTCACCTCCCTCTGAGAAGgaacctgcccctgccccaacccccagAGCGAAGGGTCGATGCTCTGAGGAAGaggacccccaggcccagcacccacGCAAACGCCGTTTTCAGCGTTCcagccagcagctgcagcagcaaaTGAACACATCCACACAGCAGACACGGGAGGTGATCCAGCAGACACTGGCCGCCATCGTCGATGCCATAAAGCTGGATGATATAGAGCCCTACCACAGTGACAGATCCAACCCGTACTTTGAATACTTACAGATCAGGAAGAAGATTGAGGAGAAGCGAAAGATCCTCTGCTACATCACCCCACAGGCACCCCAGTGCTACGCTGAGTACGTCACCTATACAGGCTCCTACCTCCTAGATGGCAAACCGCTCAGCAAGCTGCACATCCCAGTG AttgcaccccctccctccttggCGGAGCCCCTGAAGGAGCTGTTTAAGCAGcaggaggctgtgagggggaaGCTGCGCCTGCAGCACAGCATCGAACGG GAAAAACTGATCGTCTCCTGTGAACAGGAGATCCTGCGGGTTCACTGCCGGGCAGCGAGGACCATCGCAAATCAGGCAGTGCCATTTAGTGCCTGCACCATGCTGCTGGACTCGGAGGTCTACAACATGCCTCTGGAAAGTcag GGCGACGAAAACAAGTCTGTAAGAGATCGTTTCAACGCCCGCCAGTTCATCTCCTGGCTCCAGGATGTGGATGACAAGTACGACCGCATGAAG ACGTGTCTCCTGATGCGGCAGCAGCATGAGGCTGCAGCCCTCAATGCTGTGCAGAGAATGGAGTGGCAGCTAAAGGTCCAGGAGCTGGATCCCGCCGGTCACAAGTCCCTGTGTGTGAATGAGGTGCCCTCCTTCTATGTGCCCATGGTAGACGTCAACGATGACTTCGtgcttctgccagcctga